A part of Helicobacter himalayensis genomic DNA contains:
- a CDS encoding beta strand repeat-containing protein has product MQNLHNNFDLSSITNTGSINELNNASNITITTLTNQTNGRITTLNNSGTFTTLNNQSTIDTLTNLTDATLTTLNNTGTITTLDNEAQGSITSLNNQANGNIATLINAGTIGTAGATTTNQGSITQLENTGTIYQLTNANGGNIATILNNGTLTGGLTNQEGGSIGTFTHASTTVLDSLTNIGSMDTINNQNAQITAITNQTGTTTHGSINNLNNQNAQITTLTNQANTQITNLNNSNSTLTTLNNTGTITTLSNADNSILTALNNQANALITTLNNTTGSTLTTLTNNANAQITNLNNSAILTTLNNQANATIDTLSNFDTLTTLTNAGNIATLNNTNNATLTTLTNSGNINQLNNIANATLTTLNNQTNAQIQELNNNAGLLNALTNAGTIDNLNNTNNATLTTLTNNSEITNLNNAARVITLDNEANAQIQRLNNSGILTTLTNKTNAQITTLSNSGTLNTLHNQTAATLETLENTNNITTLENQAGSTLTTLNNNTGTISTLNNAGTLTTLNNNANITTLTNTGTLTTLSNGAFISNLTQNTANALTYSTNQDGYVHTLDLQSGSITINDELYIGRNRHKQGTLATGASIINALGRQGSNQVKEGALTIATNSTINAQDKTISVYGTLNNQGTIQVGELILTRGISNPQALLAQYSGSHINGTINNSNNNGSNITLQNWVLELTQVASDYNDKTKAKDADTKGHIIMDKNVTIGNLKTGTRFGADGSSVLDREAGILIIADTDKWEEKYNYEALFLKNDNGALTTALKEIRNLDGEIVNKTDQYGKETQTKAENLGGEATLSIQALRNLYTPQSTVKIIDLQDGFAVGLEPKGSPSETLSTILLNGAIANNLLISNLIDSMSRRMFHKSLEHRKGQTYSVMSKSVDEQGKRVKDKNDILVPLAYNNIDMLQEADMIYSPHAANSSYQAFFLPLSRYTTSKLEGGFSGNEFIAGALMGGFLNLKSHGSLGFYAGYESGHGTIGRSDGNAKIKHSNVLAGLHYYKTFYTKDMREYYFKAIFHAQNQRPDFEVYRSIAGDSAVDKISAFGIDAEMRLGATLYNVFKNSALSPEVGLGYGLLHIAPFSLTYESTVLQNETFPAHSFHIPYVHAKVRYIKAFANNKRYSILLGGRYNIDSVHSASVQIGDFKASSSFNVPALVGLAGASFSYSLGKRSEIAAQLDGAFSVWQLSGSLSVRYSVWW; this is encoded by the coding sequence ATGCAAAACCTACACAATAATTTTGACTTAAGCTCTATTACAAATACTGGGAGTATCAATGAGTTAAACAACGCTAGCAACATAACCATAACAACACTCACCAACCAAACAAATGGACGCATCACAACCTTAAATAACTCTGGCACATTCACCACTCTTAATAACCAAAGCACGATAGACACACTAACTAACCTTACCGACGCAACACTTACCACACTTAATAACACAGGCACTATCACCACACTAGATAATGAGGCTCAAGGCTCTATAACTAGCTTAAATAACCAAGCAAATGGAAATATCGCCACGTTGATAAATGCTGGCACAATAGGCACAGCTGGGGCTACCACTACCAATCAAGGCAGCATTACACAATTAGAAAACACTGGGACAATCTACCAACTCACCAATGCCAATGGTGGAAATATCGCCACGATACTCAATAATGGCACGCTCACAGGAGGACTCACAAACCAAGAGGGCGGGAGTATCGGCACTTTCACACATGCATCTACCACAGTTTTAGATTCTCTCACAAACATTGGCTCTATGGATACTATTAATAACCAAAATGCCCAAATCACAGCTATCACAAACCAAACAGGCACAACCACTCACGGAAGCATTAATAACCTAAACAACCAAAATGCCCAAATCACCACTCTTACAAACCAAGCAAATACACAAATTACTAACCTAAATAACTCTAACTCCACACTTACCACACTTAATAATACAGGCACTATCACTACACTTTCAAATGCGGACAACTCCATACTAACCGCACTTAATAACCAAGCAAACGCCTTAATTACTACACTAAATAACACTACAGGCTCTACGCTTACCACACTTACAAACAATGCAAATGCACAAATTACTAACCTAAATAACTCCGCTATATTAACCACACTCAATAACCAAGCAAATGCCACGATAGATACACTTAGCAACTTTGACACACTTACAACTCTGACAAACGCGGGCAATATAGCTACACTTAATAATACAAACAACGCTACACTCACAACCCTTACAAACTCTGGGAATATAAATCAACTCAACAACATAGCAAATGCCACACTTACCACATTAAACAACCAAACAAACGCGCAGATTCAAGAGCTTAATAACAATGCTGGGCTTCTAAATGCACTTACAAATGCTGGAACTATTGATAATCTAAATAATACAAACAACGCTACACTCACAACCCTTACAAACAATAGCGAAATCACAAACCTAAACAATGCCGCTAGAGTTATCACACTAGATAATGAAGCAAACGCGCAGATTCAAAGGCTTAATAACTCTGGCATTCTTACCACGCTTACTAATAAAACAAATGCACAAATTACTACACTCTCAAACTCTGGCACACTAAATACCCTTCACAATCAAACAGCCGCCACACTAGAGACACTTGAGAACACAAACAATATCACCACTCTTGAAAATCAAGCCGGAAGCACACTCACCACACTAAATAACAACACAGGGACTATCTCTACCCTAAACAATGCTGGCACACTCACCACACTTAACAACAACGCTAACATTACAACTCTCACCAACACAGGCACACTCACCACACTTAGCAATGGTGCATTTATCTCTAACCTAACACAGAATACAGCCAATGCACTCACCTACTCAACAAACCAAGATGGCTATGTCCATACTCTTGATTTACAAAGCGGAAGCATAACCATAAATGATGAGCTCTACATAGGTAGAAATAGACATAAACAAGGCACACTTGCCACAGGTGCAAGTATTATCAACGCACTAGGCAGACAAGGAAGCAACCAAGTAAAAGAAGGCGCACTCACCATAGCCACAAACTCCACTATCAACGCACAAGATAAAACAATAAGCGTGTATGGAACTCTCAATAATCAAGGCACGATACAAGTAGGCGAGCTTATCTTAACGCGAGGCATATCTAACCCACAAGCGCTTCTTGCCCAATATAGTGGCAGTCATATCAATGGCACTATCAACAATAGCAATAACAACGGCTCAAATATCACACTTCAAAATTGGGTGCTAGAACTCACACAAGTTGCCTCCGACTATAATGACAAAACCAAAGCCAAAGACGCAGACACCAAGGGACATATTATTATGGATAAGAATGTAACCATAGGTAATCTAAAAACAGGCACAAGGTTTGGTGCTGATGGAAGCAGTGTATTAGATAGAGAGGCAGGTATCTTAATCATCGCAGACACAGACAAATGGGAAGAAAAATACAACTATGAAGCCCTCTTTTTGAAAAACGACAATGGCGCGCTCACCACAGCTTTAAAAGAAATTAGAAACCTTGATGGCGAAATTGTGAATAAAACAGACCAATATGGCAAAGAGACACAAACTAAGGCTGAAAATTTAGGAGGAGAAGCGACTTTGAGTATCCAAGCCCTCCGCAATCTCTACACCCCACAAAGCACTGTGAAAATCATAGATTTGCAAGATGGCTTTGCTGTGGGCTTAGAGCCTAAGGGTTCTCCATCAGAAACACTCTCTACTATTTTGCTTAATGGTGCTATCGCTAACAACTTGCTTATAAGCAACCTCATAGATTCTATGAGTAGGAGAATGTTTCATAAAAGCCTAGAACACAGAAAAGGTCAAACATATAGTGTAATGTCAAAAAGCGTAGATGAACAAGGCAAAAGAGTGAAAGACAAAAACGATATACTCGTCCCCTTGGCATACAATAACATCGATATGCTCCAAGAAGCAGATATGATTTATTCCCCTCACGCTGCAAACTCTTCTTATCAAGCTTTCTTTCTACCCCTTAGTCGCTACACTACTTCTAAGCTAGAGGGAGGCTTTAGCGGTAATGAATTCATCGCTGGAGCTTTAATGGGAGGCTTTTTAAACCTTAAATCTCACGGAAGCTTGGGATTTTACGCAGGGTATGAGAGTGGGCATGGCACAATAGGACGAAGTGATGGTAATGCAAAAATCAAGCATAGCAATGTCCTAGCAGGACTGCACTACTACAAAACCTTTTATACAAAAGATATGCGAGAATACTACTTCAAAGCAATCTTTCACGCTCAAAACCAACGTCCAGACTTTGAAGTGTATCGCAGCATAGCTGGTGATAGTGCTGTTGATAAAATCTCTGCCTTTGGGATAGATGCAGAAATGCGCTTAGGAGCCACCCTCTATAATGTATTCAAAAATAGCGCGCTTAGTCCTGAAGTAGGTCTTGGCTATGGACTACTTCATATTGCTCCCTTTAGCCTTACCTATGAAAGCACAGTCTTGCAAAATGAAACTTTCCCAGCCCATAGCTTTCATATCCCATATGTGCATGCTAAAGTGCGCTACATTAAAGCATTTGCTAACAACAAACGATATAGCATTCTCCTAGGTGGGAGATATAACATCGATTCTGTGCATAGTGCTAGCGTGCAGATAGGAGATTTTAAGGCGAGTTCATCATTTAATGTCCCAGCACTCGTAGGGCTAGCAGGGGCGAGTTTCTCATATTCACTCGGCAAACGTTCTGAAATCGCTGCCCAGCTTGATGGTGCTTTCTCTGTTTGGCAGTTAAGTGGTTCTCTCTCTGTACGTTATAGCGTATGGTGGTAA
- a CDS encoding c-type cytochrome — MKGLKTRFMQALESKRTHTQQTIQSAKKSLKNTMIYAKSILHIALFSNIMLFALLFTTSYTNDYDRAIAQSLKSGGKLYQKACASCHGRKGRTLPPGAHFSIPIIERSQGELVSLLNSYRTGAVDTGGAKGTMSANLMRYKFSDTDIENIAYYVASLNPTPPVLQGYYYQVAAYHNEVPEEILARIAERDYVVHTTEYNGKELKRYLIGPYVDTQSMQADKEYIAELTEHTHVQKKMKPLVRYMSSDNEIFSLEKDYELKDSLGVSLQTPQLYRAENNLTTKNKADDTHETQNPESKESETNTTKEDLEVSQDSLDEAKAQSQEQEKEEYSITESQDTQSLASQDSTLKALFKFETDALGLDEEQEGEGEMSIPNGYYYILATYAKTIPLDTLEKLKDEDYKLFTRGDYVHILIGGYDTKSTLLSHKAKANALTKALHIHKYQDQKPRVIFIESGKIKELYLKENNKK, encoded by the coding sequence ATGAAAGGTTTGAAAACAAGATTTATGCAAGCATTAGAATCTAAACGCACTCACACGCAACAAACCATACAATCCGCAAAAAAAAGCCTAAAAAACACAATGATTTATGCAAAATCCATCTTGCATATTGCTTTATTCTCAAACATTATGCTCTTTGCCTTGCTTTTCACCACAAGCTATACAAACGACTATGACCGCGCAATCGCCCAATCCCTCAAAAGCGGAGGTAAGCTCTATCAAAAGGCTTGTGCTTCTTGTCACGGTAGGAAAGGGAGGACCTTGCCTCCGGGTGCGCACTTTAGCATACCAATAATAGAGCGAAGTCAAGGAGAACTAGTTTCTCTACTTAATTCCTACCGCACAGGAGCAGTAGATACAGGTGGCGCAAAAGGAACTATGAGTGCAAATCTTATGCGTTATAAATTTAGCGATACAGATATAGAAAACATAGCCTACTATGTGGCAAGTCTAAACCCAACTCCCCCCGTGCTTCAAGGCTATTACTATCAAGTAGCAGCTTATCATAATGAAGTTCCAGAAGAGATTTTAGCGCGCATTGCAGAACGTGATTATGTAGTGCATACCACAGAATACAATGGAAAAGAACTCAAACGATATCTCATAGGTCCTTATGTGGATACCCAAAGTATGCAAGCAGACAAAGAATATATAGCAGAACTCACAGAACACACCCATGTGCAAAAAAAGATGAAACCACTTGTGCGCTATATGAGTAGCGATAATGAAATATTTTCCCTTGAAAAAGACTACGAGCTTAAAGATTCTCTAGGAGTGTCCTTGCAAACCCCACAATTATATAGAGCAGAAAACAACCTAACTACAAAAAACAAAGCAGACGATACACACGAGACGCAAAACCCAGAATCCAAAGAGAGTGAAACCAACACAACTAAAGAAGACCTAGAAGTTTCGCAAGATTCCCTAGATGAAGCAAAGGCACAATCCCAAGAGCAAGAAAAAGAGGAATATTCTATAACAGAGTCCCAAGATACGCAGAGCTTAGCATCACAAGATTCTACGCTTAAGGCACTCTTTAAGTTTGAAACAGACGCACTAGGGCTAGATGAAGAGCAAGAGGGAGAGGGAGAAATGTCGATTCCAAATGGGTATTACTACATACTTGCCACTTATGCTAAAACCATACCGCTAGACACATTAGAGAAACTCAAAGACGAGGATTACAAACTATTCACACGAGGGGATTATGTGCATATACTCATAGGTGGCTATGATACCAAAAGCACCCTTTTATCGCATAAAGCAAAGGCAAATGCCCTAACCAAAGCCTTGCATATCCACAAATATCAAGACCAAAAGCCTAGAGTCATATTTATAGAATCTGGCAAGATAAAAGAGTTGTATTTGAAAGAGAATAATAAAAAGTAG
- the aroC gene encoding chorismate synthase: MNSFGMRLKLSTFGESHGAGVGCVIDGLPAGLSIDMDFISEEMRLRQGGSVFATSRKEPDIVEILSGVFEGKSTGAPLALFIKNTAQKSGDYENLKSVFRPGHADFTYFKKYGVRDYRGGGRSSARESAARVAAGAIAKLLLKEFNIRIGGGVLGVGGIESAHFDFSESECQKARDSQIFALDCTQESAQKEAIKNARANNDSIGGVALIKAFGVPVGLGEPLFGKLDSQIGALMLGLNGVKAVEIGEGANASRLKGSQNNDCMNAQGFCSNHSGGMLGGISNGEEIIVRVYFKPTPSIFLTQSTQTTSTEVVQMQLKGRHDPCIAVRGSIVAQAQLALILADLLLCNATANMRNLHLVYSRN; this comes from the coding sequence ATGAATAGTTTTGGTATGCGTCTAAAATTAAGCACTTTTGGGGAATCTCACGGCGCTGGTGTGGGGTGTGTGATAGATGGACTACCGGCAGGACTTAGTATTGATATGGATTTTATCAGTGAGGAAATGCGCCTAAGACAGGGCGGTTCAGTCTTTGCCACGTCAAGAAAAGAACCAGATATTGTGGAAATTCTAAGTGGTGTGTTTGAGGGGAAAAGCACCGGTGCGCCCCTTGCGCTTTTTATCAAAAATACCGCGCAAAAAAGCGGGGATTATGAGAATCTTAAAAGTGTTTTTCGCCCCGGACACGCAGATTTTACTTATTTTAAAAAATATGGTGTGCGTGATTATCGCGGTGGTGGAAGAAGCTCGGCTAGGGAAAGCGCGGCAAGAGTGGCAGCAGGTGCAATCGCAAAACTTTTACTAAAAGAATTTAATATCCGCATTGGCGGGGGTGTTTTGGGCGTTGGCGGGATAGAATCCGCGCACTTTGATTTTAGTGAATCTGAATGCCAAAAAGCGCGAGATTCTCAAATTTTTGCGCTTGATTGCACACAGGAGTCAGCGCAAAAAGAGGCGATAAAAAATGCGCGCGCAAATAATGATAGTATCGGTGGCGTGGCACTTATAAAGGCTTTTGGCGTGCCTGTTGGACTAGGAGAGCCACTTTTTGGGAAGTTAGATTCTCAAATCGGCGCGCTTATGCTTGGGCTTAATGGTGTGAAAGCGGTGGAAATTGGCGAAGGCGCGAATGCAAGCAGATTGAAGGGAAGTCAAAATAATGATTGTATGAACGCGCAGGGCTTTTGTTCTAATCATAGCGGAGGTATGCTTGGTGGCATTAGCAATGGAGAGGAAATCATCGTACGCGTGTATTTCAAGCCCACACCTAGTATTTTTCTTACCCAAAGCACACAAACCACAAGCACAGAAGTTGTGCAAATGCAGCTCAAAGGGCGACACGATCCTTGCATTGCGGTGCGCGGGAGCATTGTCGCGCAGGCGCAATTAGCACTTATCCTCGCGGATTTATTGCTTTGCAATGCCACGGCAAATATGCGAAATCTCCATTTGGTATATTCTCGCAACTAA
- the cmoB gene encoding tRNA 5-methoxyuridine(34)/uridine 5-oxyacetic acid(34) synthase CmoB, translating into MSFNSGVLEKMESTNLARKNIERALSAFKKSHKKQIEQFSRALDSLKSLQTHFVLQESTNIQGVILKAQSPLSAQEKALILESAKMLKPWRKGPFFIEDLKIDSEWQSFIKFNLLAPFLDLQDKEVLDIGCNNGYYLFEMLKFKPKNLCGFDPSALFLMQFEFINFFVKSAISYYPLGIEYVRDFCTAFGKKFDCAFLLGVLYHRSDPIASLKNLSFCLKSGGEAYIDSLIIESNEEICLCPKHSYAKMSNVYFIPSIPALQGWCERAGFRDFEILSIKQTTTQEQRKSEWIDGMSLDSFLRADENATIEGYAPPIRGYFRVKKK; encoded by the coding sequence ATGAGTTTTAATAGTGGAGTTTTAGAAAAAATGGAATCTACAAATCTTGCTAGGAAAAATATTGAGCGCGCACTAAGTGCGTTTAAAAAGTCGCATAAAAAGCAAATAGAGCAATTCTCCCGCGCGCTAGATTCTCTTAAATCTCTGCAAACACACTTTGTTTTGCAAGAATCCACAAACATACAAGGCGTGATTTTAAAAGCGCAAAGCCCACTAAGCGCGCAAGAAAAGGCTCTCATTTTAGAATCTGCAAAAATGTTAAAACCTTGGCGCAAAGGACCATTTTTTATCGAGGATTTGAAAATAGATTCTGAATGGCAGAGTTTTATCAAGTTTAATCTCCTCGCACCCTTTTTGGATTTGCAAGACAAAGAAGTGCTTGATATAGGTTGCAATAATGGCTACTATCTTTTTGAAATGCTGAAATTTAAGCCAAAAAATTTGTGTGGCTTTGACCCAAGCGCGCTATTTTTGATGCAGTTTGAGTTTATTAACTTTTTTGTAAAAAGTGCTATTTCTTACTATCCACTAGGGATTGAGTATGTGCGGGATTTCTGCACTGCATTTGGGAAAAAATTTGATTGTGCGTTTTTGCTCGGCGTGCTGTATCATCGAAGCGACCCTATTGCGAGTTTAAAAAATCTTAGCTTTTGTTTAAAAAGTGGTGGGGAAGCATATATTGATAGCCTGATTATAGAAAGCAATGAGGAAATTTGTTTATGCCCTAAACACTCTTATGCTAAAATGAGTAATGTGTATTTTATCCCAAGTATTCCTGCATTGCAAGGCTGGTGCGAGCGTGCGGGATTTAGAGATTTTGAGATTCTAAGTATTAAGCAAACCACCACACAAGAACAGCGCAAAAGTGAGTGGATTGATGGAATGAGTTTAGATTCATTCTTGCGAGCTGATGAAAATGCTACAATAGAGGGCTACGCACCACCTATTCGCGGGTATTTTAGAGTTAAGAAAAAATAA
- a CDS encoding PaaI family thioesterase has product MDSQQEQIDSDELLICTRLHSCGDVIENTKGRAYVRFVPDEKMIADIDGNNRLIHSGYLFSAASYAAMVAINKKHSIMIAADVKFLSPIELGHEVFFKATALQNDTKKCEVKVEGFLLDIKIFDSIFHIAVFDKAPFSIALDKLEK; this is encoded by the coding sequence ATGGATTCACAACAAGAACAAATTGATAGTGATGAATTACTCATTTGCACGAGGCTGCATTCTTGTGGCGATGTGATAGAGAACACAAAGGGAAGGGCGTATGTGCGTTTCGTGCCAGATGAAAAGATGATTGCAGATATTGATGGGAATAATAGGCTCATACATTCAGGCTATCTTTTTAGCGCAGCAAGCTATGCGGCAATGGTGGCGATAAATAAAAAGCATAGCATTATGATTGCCGCAGATGTGAAGTTTCTCTCCCCCATTGAGCTAGGACACGAGGTATTTTTCAAAGCTACCGCCTTGCAAAATGACACAAAAAAATGCGAGGTAAAAGTTGAGGGCTTTTTGCTAGATATTAAAATTTTTGATTCTATCTTTCATATCGCGGTGTTTGATAAAGCGCCTTTTAGCATAGCGCTTGACAAGCTTGAGAAGTAA
- a CDS encoding polyribonucleotide nucleotidyltransferase, producing the protein MKILQIQTTNLNEGYNFESLAHASNGAVFYTCGKSAFLATICVDSKQMDGDFVPLSVQYIQKAYAAGKFPAGFIKREGKPSEFEILTSRLIDRTLRPLFPKGYGYNTHIVVQTLSYDGECDLALCALRAASSALFVSNIGIKGVQKELVSAVRIGRVDGEFIINPNRIQREKSTLDLFVSGKGDELLMIEMNSIAQNESANLLSEELTLQALELAKQSIKETCARLESAFMPFQKPSMQLELKQEICTALEFLRAHCEESVKEAIKNASKSERADAFDEIIAFLVAHGFELEDSKRSLGVYKRALVREMILQEKRRADGRGLENVREISIETNLLPCAHGSALFTRGQTQALVVCTLGGENDAQIKESLSQNILKEKFLFHYNFPPFSVGETDMIGSPGRRELGHGNLARKALGASIAPTNNTIRLVSEILESNGSSSMASVCGGSLALYASGVEMYNLIAGVAMGLVSEGEKYAILSDITGLEDHDGDMDFKVAGDEWGISALQMDIKLGGIQSEILYQALLQAKRARAHILGIMKEALKEIKPNYDILPKSESFAIAPQKIVLVIGSGGKMIKSIIERFGVSIDLERESGIVRINGANTQNIAQAKEFILNLIKEVDFSAYKIGTEFVGKIKRVLDFGAFVELPNGGDGLVHISKISDDKTKRAQDFFTQGQELKCVIVGINKDKVELDIR; encoded by the coding sequence ATGAAAATTCTGCAAATACAAACAACAAACCTAAATGAAGGCTATAACTTTGAAAGTCTCGCACACGCAAGCAATGGCGCAGTATTTTACACCTGCGGGAAAAGCGCATTTTTGGCTACGATATGTGTGGATTCTAAGCAAATGGATGGTGATTTCGTGCCACTAAGCGTGCAATATATCCAAAAAGCCTATGCGGCAGGAAAATTCCCAGCAGGATTTATCAAGCGCGAGGGCAAGCCTAGTGAGTTTGAGATTCTCACTTCAAGGCTTATTGATAGGACTTTGCGCCCATTATTTCCAAAGGGCTATGGTTATAATACGCATATTGTGGTGCAAACACTTAGTTATGATGGGGAATGTGATTTAGCACTTTGCGCGCTTAGGGCAGCATCTAGCGCGCTTTTTGTTTCAAACATTGGCATTAAAGGCGTGCAAAAAGAATTGGTGAGTGCTGTAAGGATTGGGCGCGTTGATGGGGAATTTATCATAAATCCAAACAGAATCCAGCGCGAAAAAAGCACATTAGATTTGTTTGTAAGTGGCAAGGGCGATGAGCTTTTGATGATAGAGATGAACTCTATCGCGCAAAATGAAAGCGCAAATCTTTTGAGCGAAGAGCTTACCTTGCAAGCGCTAGAGTTGGCAAAGCAAAGCATTAAAGAGACTTGCGCGCGTTTAGAATCTGCTTTTATGCCTTTTCAAAAACCTTCAATGCAATTAGAGCTTAAGCAAGAAATTTGCACCGCGCTAGAGTTTTTGCGCGCACATTGTGAGGAGAGCGTCAAAGAGGCGATTAAAAATGCTTCAAAAAGTGAGCGCGCTGATGCGTTTGATGAGATTATCGCGTTTTTGGTGGCGCATGGCTTTGAACTAGAAGATTCTAAGCGCAGTCTTGGCGTGTATAAGCGCGCGCTTGTGCGTGAGATGATTTTGCAAGAAAAAAGACGCGCTGATGGTAGAGGGCTTGAAAATGTGCGTGAGATTAGTATTGAGACAAATCTCTTGCCTTGCGCGCACGGAAGCGCACTTTTTACGCGCGGACAGACGCAAGCGCTTGTAGTTTGCACGTTAGGGGGCGAAAATGACGCGCAGATTAAAGAATCTCTTTCCCAAAATATTTTAAAAGAAAAGTTTTTATTCCATTACAATTTTCCGCCTTTTAGCGTTGGCGAAACTGATATGATAGGCTCACCCGGTAGGCGCGAGCTAGGACACGGAAATCTTGCCAGAAAAGCTTTGGGTGCAAGTATCGCGCCAACAAACAACACCATTAGGCTTGTGTCTGAAATCTTAGAATCTAATGGCTCAAGCTCAATGGCAAGCGTGTGCGGCGGTTCTTTGGCACTTTATGCAAGCGGAGTGGAGATGTATAATCTCATCGCGGGCGTAGCAATGGGGCTAGTAAGCGAAGGCGAAAAATACGCGATTTTAAGCGATATTACGGGATTAGAAGACCACGATGGCGATATGGATTTTAAAGTCGCGGGCGATGAATGGGGCATTAGTGCATTGCAAATGGATATTAAACTCGGTGGCATACAAAGTGAGATTCTCTACCAAGCACTTTTGCAAGCAAAGCGCGCAAGGGCGCATATTTTAGGCATTATGAAAGAGGCGTTAAAAGAGATAAAGCCAAATTACGACATTTTGCCAAAATCAGAATCTTTTGCCATCGCGCCACAAAAAATCGTGCTAGTCATTGGCTCTGGGGGCAAGATGATAAAAAGCATTATCGAACGTTTTGGGGTGAGCATTGATTTGGAGCGCGAAAGTGGCATAGTTAGGATAAATGGCGCGAATACTCAAAATATAGCGCAGGCAAAAGAGTTTATTTTGAATCTCATCAAAGAAGTGGATTTTAGCGCGTATAAAATAGGCACGGAATTTGTGGGGAAAATTAAACGCGTGCTTGATTTTGGCGCGTTTGTGGAGCTGCCAAATGGGGGCGATGGCTTGGTGCATATTAGCAAAATAAGCGATGATAAGACAAAAAGGGCGCAGGATTTTTTCACGCAAGGGCAGGAGCTTAAATGCGTGATTGTGGGGATTAATAAAGATAAAGTCGAGCTTGATATAAGATAA
- a CDS encoding phosphoribosyltransferase — MEVSHLLFENRQEALDKLLDVIALQNLWLDSSVIVATSFDGLYFADSLAKKLKLRLDYLFTQTICAPLNNECQIAIVSEELDIVMNENLINSFEISLDYVYGEAKRQYEENILQARYKYRKGEPLTTLKDKDVLLIDQGIHTGLTALCAIKTCINLGARSVRVATPILPTSVCEELKQVCDDVLYVESIEHFVQVGHYYRELPPIDAKLIEEILQSSLQTQHKGFLEQ; from the coding sequence TTGGAGGTTTCACATCTTTTATTTGAAAACAGACAAGAAGCGTTAGATAAGCTCTTAGATGTGATAGCTTTGCAGAATCTTTGGCTAGATTCTAGCGTGATTGTAGCGACTAGTTTTGATGGATTGTATTTTGCTGATAGTTTGGCTAAAAAGTTAAAATTGCGCCTTGATTATCTTTTCACCCAAACTATTTGCGCCCCGCTTAATAATGAATGTCAAATCGCTATTGTCAGCGAGGAGCTAGATATTGTGATGAATGAAAATCTCATCAATAGCTTTGAAATTAGCCTTGATTATGTCTATGGTGAGGCGAAGCGTCAGTATGAGGAGAACATTTTGCAAGCGCGCTACAAATACCGCAAGGGTGAGCCACTCACAACGCTAAAAGATAAAGATGTTTTATTGATTGATCAAGGAATCCACACAGGGCTTACCGCGCTTTGTGCGATTAAAACCTGCATTAATCTAGGTGCGCGCAGTGTGCGCGTGGCGACTCCGATTTTGCCTACAAGCGTTTGCGAGGAGCTAAAGCAGGTGTGTGATGATGTGCTGTATGTAGAAAGCATCGAGCATTTCGTGCAGGTAGGGCATTATTACAGGGAGTTGCCACCCATTGACGCCAAGCTTATTGAAGAGATTTTGCAATCAAGTCTCCAAACTCAACACAAAGGATTCTTAGAGCAATGA